In the genome of Mucilaginibacter terrenus, the window CTGCGGAAGATGAAGTTCTTCGGCATGTTCCATGCCTTCAAAAGCAGCATGGAAACGGGTAAAACGAATGATTATACAGCGGATGAACTGCTGGCCCACCTGGTAGATGCAGAATGGGACGACCGGCAAAACAGGCGTATCGAACGAACGATATTATATGCCAGGTTCCGCTATAAAGCCTCTGTAGAGGACGTTCATTACCATGCAGAACGAAGTATCGACCGCAACCAGATCATGCGCCTGGCAGACTGTACCTTCATTGACCGCAATGAAAACGTACTGGTTACCGGTAGTACCGGTATCGGTAAAAGCTATGTGGCTTCTGCTATCGGCTATCAGGCCTGTATGCTGGGCTACAGGGTATTTTATGCCAGTACGCCTAAGCTATTCGCTAAACTGAAAATGGCTAAGGCAGACGGCTCGTATATCAAAGAGCTGGCTAAACTGGAAAGGACACAGCTGCTCATACTGGATGACTTCGGTATCCAACCTTT includes:
- the istB gene encoding IS21-like element helper ATPase IstB, with protein sequence MNTSTLDKLRKMKFFGMFHAFKSSMETGKTNDYTADELLAHLVDAEWDDRQNRRIERTILYARFRYKASVEDVHYHAERSIDRNQIMRLADCTFIDRNENVLVTGSTGIGKSYVASAIGYQACMLGYRVFYASTPKLFAKLKMAKADGSYIKELAKLERTQLLILDDFGIQPFDAQSRAALMELIEDRHGKTSLIITSQLPVSKWFEVIGEKTVADAILDRIVHDAHRIELKGESMRRKRNVEPETSY